Part of the Betaproteobacteria bacterium genome, TACACGAGAGATCTTGCAAGTCCTCGCGGAATTCGAGCACCCGCTGACCATCGTGACGAAAAATGCCATGGTGGAGCGTGATCTCGATGTCCTCGTAACCTTGGCCGAGAAGAATCTCGTGCAGGTATGGATTTCATGCACGACCCTGGATCACGCCATCGCGCGCAAGATGGAACCCAGGGCCTCGGCCCCCCGGCGTCGTATCGAGACCCTTCGTAAACTGAGCGAGGCAGCGGTTCCCTGCGGCGTCTTGGTGGCTCCGGTCGTGCCATTCCTCACTGACTCTGGGATTGAAGACGTCTTGTCGGCCGCGGCGCAAGCCGGTGCGAAATCCGCGGGCTACGTACTCATGAGATTGCCCTACGAGATCAAGGTACTTTTCAAGGACTGGCTGGAGCATCACTTCCCCCTGAAGGCCCAACATGTCATGAGCCGGGTGCGTGCCATGCGCGCTGGTAACGAGAATGATCCCAATTTTGGGTCTCGCATGCGCGGGCAAGGCTTGTTCGCGGATCTGCTGAAAGCCCGTATGGATAACGCTTGCCGGCGATTAGGTTTGAACCGCGAGCGAGCGGCGCTCGACACAACGAAGTTTCGGCCGCTGGCCCGGGATGGCCAGATGAACCTGTTCTGAGCCGTTAGACTCGTATATCCCGACACTCGTCATATCCCGCCCTCGAAGTCTGGTTTATCGCGCTGTATGATTTCTACAACACGACGGTCTACTAAAATCACTATAGAACTCATGCAAATGAAGAGGCTTTCTAAAGAACTTCGGGGATATCTTCTTTAGGCTAGGGGGTTTAATTGCAGCATGACGATTGTTTGTTTAACAAAGCGGGGTGTATAGTCATTTCAGGGAGGGTGTTGACGAG contains:
- a CDS encoding PA0069 family radical SAM protein, producing MANRPTTPAKGRGASLNLEGRFETVRREVFDDDWDTDAGEVKPKTQVAEERARSIISRNSSPDVPFEQSINPYRGCEHGCIYCYARPTHAYLDLSPGLDFETRLFAKTNAAQLLREELARPGYRCSPIALGANTDPYQPIEREYGITREILQVLAEFEHPLTIVTKNAMVERDLDVLVTLAEKNLVQVWISCTTLDHAIARKMEPRASAPRRRIETLRKLSEAAVPCGVLVAPVVPFLTDSGIEDVLSAAAQAGAKSAGYVLMRLPYEIKVLFKDWLEHHFPLKAQHVMSRVRAMRAGNENDPNFGSRMRGQGLFADLLKARMDNACRRLGLNRERAALDTTKFRPLARDGQMNLF